In the genome of Sardina pilchardus chromosome 17, fSarPil1.1, whole genome shotgun sequence, the window gtatctctctctctctctcttaacaaaACACAATTCCACTGTCTTATCAACATTTGTGTTTAATGTTTGATTTGGGACCTTCGTTTCCTTTTTTGAGCTTTACTGAAGCTTGTTGAGGACGCCCAACTTCTGGTCAATAATTTCTTGTGAAAGGACATTGTAGCCTTTAGGGGTCACCtttgtgtgcacacagacaccataGTTTGGAAACTTATCTTGTTTAACAATCAacattttgtgttttatgtttgaTTTGGGAAGGTACCTTTTTTGAGTTGATGTTTAATTTCGGTTTAAGTTCTTCCTGGTGCACTGTTGAGGACATCCAACATCTGGTCAATAATGCTTTTCATAAGGATATTGTAGCATGCAAGGGTCACCCCtttctgtgggtgtgtggtaatgtgggtgtgattgtgtgttaaaggagaattccggtgtgaaattgagcttaactgtaccgaaacatgttaaggtgtactcacacgtgttttagacgcactttcactcacccccagcattccgaactcctccattttcagcctagcttacagtaggcttgaatctattagattgggcattacgtagcctatgcagctaaatcgctatttttaaaccattaaaaaggttccaagtaactccacactgcattggttgacttctgagggtcctgacatttaaaacgagatacttagaactttggaagtgcacaggaagtttatttaaaaagactgtttattcaagcagtaccttcatagaatctctccgctgggcgccatcttgtggtgaagtcgcgataagtcgactgacgagcacaaacgaacaggaaagacagggggacatattgcaaacattttgagctttgttactcatcatgctcatgtagacagtataactatatatttcctatggaattactttagcaatatgttcccctgtccttcctgttcgttcgtgctcgtcagtcggcttatcgcgacttgattccaagatggcgcccagcggagagattctatgaaggcactgcttgtaaacagtcttttttaaataaacttcctgtgcatttccaaagttctcagtatctcactttaaatgtcaggaccctcagaagtctaccaatgcagtgtggagttacttggaacctttttaatggtttaaaaatagcgatttagctgcataggctacgtaatgcccaatctaatagattcaagcctactgtaagctaggctgaaaacggaggagttcggaatgctgggggtgagtgaaagtgcgtctaaaacacgtgtgagtacaccttaacatgtttcggtacagttaagctcaatttcacaccggaattctcctttaacaatTTTATTTGGGAAAGGACCTGTATTTCCCTTTTTGAGTTGATGATTCATGTAGTGGtgacctactggttagggcttcaggcttgtaaccgaaggCTTGCAGGTTtgatccctgaccagtaggaaaaatgtgggtggaGGAAGTGGATAAGCATTGCTCTCCCATGCCctcatccacggctgaagtgcccttgagcaaggcacttaacccctcactgctccccttgagcaaggcacctaacccctcacttctccccttgagcaaggcacctgacccctcactgctccccttgagcaaggcacctaacccctcactgctccccttgagcaaggcacctaacccctcactgctccccttgagcaaggcacctaacccctcactgctccccttgagcaaggcacctaacctctcactgctccccttgagcaaggcacctaacccctcactgctccccttgagcaaggcacctgacccctcactgctccccttgagcaaggcacctaacccctcactgctccccgagttcCACTGTACCAAGGCAACTCACTGCTCcctgttagtgtgtgattcacctcactgtgtgttcactgtgtgttcactaattcatggatgGAATGAATGCAGCGACCAAATCACTTCTATAAGCAAATATAATTGGCCCAGGAACCTGgtttgtgtgatatgtgtgattTGTATATGGCTATGTGAAGCTTGAGTCCTGTACCTCTCTTCCCTATTGTGTGACAATATATATGCAATATGCATAATGTTCCAGTTCTCAAATTGGCAAATTCAAACTGAATCTTTTCAAGCAATCCAGTAAAATGTCCACCAAGGAAATAACATATCATTACGGTGACCATTCTGTGTGGCTGAAAACAACCCCATACAGACTATGAATATTACATTTTGTTTGCAGAAATATAACTACCAGTATTCGTGTCACACCATTGTTTACTTTTTACCTCAAATTTTTCtgagtttttctcagtcgctttggtacatttctcgaatcatccttgagatttgctaaacagtgcatttcccaaaactatttgtacaaatagcaaaacacgaTTAGCCGCAAAATCaagtttcttgctcaaaatcctagtccatctctcaaaactaattatttgtgtcaatgaacatgtcagtgctTCAGAATGACAAGTCATTGTGTATgaataagacagtcaaatggcttagtcatgttgtcagtataacagtgcactctggagggatgttctgatgtaaactatgactaaaatgttgatgataatttttgtaaattgtaggtgataccttagtgtatgtgggagtttgaTCGGCAATATTTGTACTtacgcttttactgttttttactgtaatttgttgacagaccctgtcattgtgatacagaaaggaaaagacagcactgcatggtacaaagaaaaaaaaattgaccaTGGGGCAATCTCCTTAGTGAAAACTGTGCAGTACTGTAGGAATTACAGTGAAGTCTTCCTACACCTACTGACGTTCCTGTCTTTTGTGCCAAAAattctcatatgacaacatgttcaaccattttgcagACATGTGCAGACTTATACAATGAACTAATGCCTAAATATTATGGGGAGTGAGACTATTTAACCGAGAAATTGTACATgataatttgcatggatgtaccaaaacatttgcaacttgatcaaaggaatgagaaactttttttttttatgtgcacAAATGACCcaatgatgtgaagattgaacaggtagttttaagaatttcaattctgatctgagaaatgtaccaaagcgactgagaaaaactgtaatatttgAGCTGCAGAGTAACACAACATGAAATGGTAATGGCAATTGAATCTCAATACTTTCTGAAAGAAGTCACACAATGTCTGGTCAATCATTTATTTTAGAACTATACTGCATGCAGGGGTAACCCCTTTCTTTGTGtcatgtgtatatatgtttcatttcctgtgagtgtgtatgggcgTTCatttcctgtgagtgtgtgtgggcgttcAATAGCAGCAAAACTAAAAGGTCTTGCTTCCCTTCTGTGAAAGTATAAAATCATACTGTACCTCCATCCCAAAGAAGGCAACTCACTGTGTGTCTCCTCCAggtaagatgtgtgtgtcttctcagtTGGATATACTAATTCTAATTGAACAATTTCATTGCTGTTTGAGCATAATTTTCTTAGGGGtccaaccccctccacacacaataatgtAATATTGTAGGTTTGAAATACTGTTACAGTACCTTGCACATTGTTCATTAGAAAATACTTACATAGTAAACTGTCAAAttgacaaaaagacaaaacagtttgACTATCTTGACATAAACATTGCCATTATGGCTTGTCATTTTGATTGCACTGACCGTTTCATTGgcataaatatttgcttttgagGCATAAACTAAGCATTTTGAGCAAGatactatacagtacatgcttttGCATAGAATCCACTATAAGGTGCAGTTTGCACtaatgttttgagaaatgcacaaaCTGTTGCGCAAATAATTTTTATGAATCGATAAATGCACTAAAGCGACTGAGATGAAAGATAATTTGCTCTTGGGGTCCCCCCATTGAAAATGAACCTGCAAAATCTTACAAGATGACTTTTGTTTCTGGACATGATGCAGAGAAGTGAAGACAACGATGATGACAGTGATGACGATGAAGATGGCCTCACCTGTGCTGATTCTGATCTTCACAGCTGGAGTTGCCCTTGGACAGGTAAACTCCGCTGCCAAAATATAGCACACTTGAGCACATCACCATCTTCTCATTCATGTCTCAGATAAGAGTGTCTCTAACATGAGCTATCGCTGTCCTGCTGCTTCAGGATGAGAGAAAAGCAGCCGCAGGACACGTGCTTCCACTAGATATGGCAGTGGATTCGGTTGATGACCAATACCGGGGTTGTACAGAGAAGATGGCAGAATTGGTGAAGACTGATTTTCTTCCACGTGAACTTAACAACACAACAGTCCTTGGTAAAGCATGGAGAAACATATCGCAAAATGATGACTATAATTGTACCAACAATGAATTGCCAAGGAACCATTGCATTGCCCTGTATGTGTACACTGGACGGGACTCatattttgattttaaccaggCTGATCGTACAGGTAAACACAACTACACTACCGGGACTTATGAATGGTACTCGCTCAGCTTTTACTTGACGGAAGCTGTGCAGACtctaaaaagaaaacagaataaCTGCGATATAACTTATCGTGGTACAAATCTCGCTTTTGATAAAAATGTTCTAAACAAAGAGGTCCGATTTGGCTCATTTGCGTCCACTTCGTTAGTTTGTGACAAAACACAGAGGTTTGGAACAAAATCTTGTTTTAATGTCACAACGTGCTATGGTGCTGCCATAGATGACTATTCCATATTTGACGAGGAAGAGGTATTAATTCCTCCATACGAGAAGTTCATGGTCACTGATGTCttagagaaaacaaaacatcttgACCTCTGGTGTGACACTGTGTATGTGCTGCACAGCACTGGAATCAGAAGTGACCTGAACTGTGCAGTAGCTCATGGCCAATCCCCTCCCTTGTATCGGTCAGATCAGTCTCTCTGGGTGGCCAGTCTGGGTGTCGTTGCTTTCATTCAGACTGTTATGCACTAGGTATTGTGGAGCCTGTACAGCTTGATACATTAGGAAATGCCTCAGAGAGTAAACTCCTTTTTTGATGAATGTCTCATCACTGTGATAGGCCTGTCTGATTATTTGGGTCTGGATAAGAAGGAAAGGTCTAATACAATTTGGACtgtgactgaaagagagagttaTGAATCAAATACACATGGTTAAATGCTTAAATGTTATaattgttgtactgtatataattgtcagtaagtcgctttggatattttttttaaaatgtaaacgTAAATGTAATCGtaaatgatggtgatgatgatgatggtgatctACAGGTCTGAAGTTTAAGTATCCATGTGACTCCATCATGGAGGACGTCCCAGTTAATACTCTTCATTCTGTTGAATGAAGGGGCCTACTGCAGACGGAGTCATTTCTTTTTAATTTGCAGCTCATCTTGTTCTGAGAGACAATGCACAGTTTACAGTTTACAACCACTGGTAAAGCGacattatatttatattattaatTGATGCTGTAACATCATAATTTCCTTTTGGtaatgaataaagtatctatctatctatctatcagagcATTTTAATCCTTGGCATTGTTCATGTTGCAGCACGGTGAAAACTGTATACATCCAAACAACAAACATTTACTATTTAGTTTTCAGAGATACAAGCCttattacagtatgtgaataaACATTGAAAGACATGGAAGCTGCAGTTGGCAATATGTTTCAGATCATAATTAACCTACATGCTCCAacagaacaacataaatcagACGGTTTTACATAAAACCCTGCACTTGTACCTCCACCTAgagcctgttatttgttttgcaaaaatccaCCGCTCCCGGTTGTTCTGGTCCAATAAGTTCAGGGCTGTTTGATCATCAGGTCTTGtattgtgcaaaattcagaatttagAATTGaagtcaaaaacaggatgtagaattacaattcaattttgaattaaaggaagtagcAATACCATTTGAAGAAATGCATATGCATTAGGGTAATGTTTAACAATGAAGCTTCACAGTATATGTCAGATTGCATCAAACACAACTTGCAAATTAAAACAGTAACCAAttgcatttccaaagtaaccttcccaaaactgaatgtatgtgagattcaacacattgcTTCTGTTGGGTGACTGTGGAATtgctttgaattgccatgaatttaattccacttcctgCCATTCCTattaaaattcaaattcaacgtCCTGAGGGTCggagccaattcaattcaaattccaattcatgccAATTTTAAAAtttggaattgtgcacaagcctgatgggtctgtgtatgcttcgttcatttgatattcaattgagaaccaaaaataaaaaaataaaaaaaaagacttgttatttcattatttgtttatgaatgtgatacgaagaagaaaataacgctttgtttttcagacttttgatttcgtggtcagatcaaaagtagaacatttaaaaaacggactcagggctaactgattttgatatttatttttttccgattgctgtgacctggAAGTCCATTCAAAGTCACTTGACCGGGTCGGTCTTTCAGTGCTCAGTGTTGCCAATTTAGTGACTTACCAGAAACTGCGCGACTTTGCGCAACTCAGTTCCATTGTTGAATCGTCAGAAAATCATCT includes:
- the LOC134062629 gene encoding ecto-ADP-ribosyltransferase 5-like; this translates as MMTVMTMKMASPVLILIFTAGVALGQDERKAAAGHVLPLDMAVDSVDDQYRGCTEKMAELVKTDFLPRELNNTTVLGKAWRNISQNDDYNCTNNELPRNHCIALYVYTGRDSYFDFNQADRTGKHNYTTGTYEWYSLSFYLTEAVQTLKRKQNNCDITYRGTNLAFDKNVLNKEVRFGSFASTSLVCDKTQRFGTKSCFNVTTCYGAAIDDYSIFDEEEVLIPPYEKFMVTDVLEKTKHLDLWCDTVYVLHSTGIRSDLNCAVAHGQSPPLYRSDQSLWVASLGVVAFIQTVMH